The Thermoplasma acidophilum DSM 1728 genome includes a window with the following:
- a CDS encoding APC family permease, with the protein MNSAELQIHTDTERVEEKYIREDRKLRKDLGIVDLFLIGITGVIGSGWLFAPLYAARVAGPASIISWAIGGVLVLLVGLTFSHLMGFRTEAGGMVRYPIYTHGKLAGSITGWALWLAYTMNPPSEASALVEYMSSYVPGVFHSGTLTPEGMGIALGFMFLFVLVNYYGVKIFARIINGLTALKLVVPTVTMLTLILLSFRFRNFTVSGFYPYGLSSVLAAIVSAGIVYSYLGFQAVINLAGESKRPARDGPTALILVIIFSLVFYIALEITFIGSVPSSFLRHGWSGLFLASPFADIALYFNLTWLYSLIIADSIYSPSGSSMAAVASNSRATYALAKDGFFPSFFVRIDGKTGIPRIALIFNFVISAIVLLTLKSWHSIIEALGVLLLISFIGPAASSGVIRRTSPENQILKGLYGVVQPAIFVMAGIIIFITPFTKIDIVIALFSIPAVLLILKEKNFRNVDLGYGIWLPVYLIIILSFSFLHTYYESLNILVPITAFVFLSLFVYIIAVRAGISFMKSGKQKE; encoded by the coding sequence ATGAATTCAGCAGAATTGCAGATTCACACGGATACAGAACGAGTTGAGGAAAAATATATACGCGAGGATAGAAAACTGAGAAAGGATCTCGGCATTGTCGATTTATTCCTCATAGGCATAACCGGCGTGATAGGATCAGGATGGCTATTTGCGCCACTTTACGCTGCCAGAGTTGCCGGCCCAGCCTCAATCATATCTTGGGCAATTGGTGGTGTCCTCGTCCTTCTTGTGGGATTAACCTTTTCGCATTTAATGGGTTTCAGAACCGAAGCAGGAGGGATGGTAAGGTATCCAATATATACGCATGGTAAACTGGCGGGTTCGATCACCGGATGGGCATTATGGCTTGCCTATACCATGAATCCACCGAGTGAGGCCAGTGCGCTTGTGGAATACATGTCTTCATACGTACCCGGAGTGTTCCATAGTGGTACGTTGACGCCTGAAGGTATGGGCATCGCCTTAGGTTTCATGTTTCTATTTGTGCTTGTGAATTATTATGGTGTCAAGATATTTGCTAGAATAATAAATGGGCTAACGGCCTTGAAACTGGTTGTGCCAACAGTGACCATGCTGACCCTCATCCTCCTATCATTCAGATTCAGGAATTTTACGGTTTCGGGATTTTATCCGTATGGACTTTCATCGGTGCTTGCAGCGATTGTCTCCGCAGGGATCGTATATTCATACCTTGGGTTTCAAGCCGTAATTAACCTTGCAGGCGAATCCAAAAGGCCAGCTAGAGACGGGCCAACAGCGCTCATTCTTGTCATCATCTTTTCGCTTGTATTCTATATAGCACTGGAAATAACCTTCATAGGTTCCGTTCCTTCTTCCTTTCTGCGACATGGATGGTCTGGATTGTTTCTGGCCTCTCCCTTTGCAGATATAGCTCTGTATTTCAACCTGACGTGGCTCTATTCGCTGATCATAGCTGATTCGATATATTCGCCAAGCGGATCCTCTATGGCGGCCGTAGCTTCGAACTCCAGGGCAACGTATGCACTCGCGAAGGATGGTTTCTTCCCATCATTCTTTGTTCGCATTGATGGCAAAACTGGTATACCACGAATTGCGCTGATATTTAACTTCGTGATCTCAGCGATCGTACTTTTGACGCTGAAGAGCTGGCATTCCATAATTGAGGCACTAGGTGTGCTTCTGCTGATATCATTCATTGGCCCTGCTGCGTCGTCCGGCGTTATAAGGCGAACATCGCCAGAGAATCAGATACTGAAGGGGCTTTATGGAGTAGTACAGCCTGCAATCTTCGTTATGGCTGGGATCATAATTTTCATTACTCCGTTCACCAAGATCGACATAGTCATAGCTTTGTTCTCTATTCCGGCGGTGCTGCTGATATTGAAAGAAAAGAATTTCAGAAATGTTGACCTAGGATACGGGATTTGGCTACCGGTCTATCTGATAATTATTCTTTCGTTCTCCTTTCTGCACACCTACTATGAATCGTTAAACATACTTGTTCCTATCACAGCTTTCGTATTTCTATCATTATTTGTATATATTATCGCCGTTAGAGCTGGAATCTCTTTCATGAAGTCCGGAAAACAAAAAGAATAA
- a CDS encoding MFS transporter: MPEPAFTYRSILLRKQIQAVSGAQFIRVLARSQIWIFIPVYLTKVRDLPVYFSGILFLLTAMIALPISVYGGNLVDTIGRRKVSLAVPVLLFALMIITALSILYRSSIVFIVIEFLSIEPISVIQWIADNAIVSDVTGIGERTGSFGILRIAGNLGFSADPAIGGFLAGYSYAYIFLFGAAGAVIELLLYYHLVNETGKLRTGSGKFSMPLSDRYFVVVAIMIGVTYFVSGQWGTTLTLFLSVIYGISNNMIGILYSINGITVILLQMPIIRMIERINGFWQLALGTIVYGFGFFVLALTHSFLLLGLDIVFITIGENILAPVTNSIISKIAPEDRRGEYFGSAQLISGFISPLAPVMGTLLIYRNANDPLMVWSPVLGIAILASISIIIAGNRLMKSIQAHV; the protein is encoded by the coding sequence TTGCCTGAGCCAGCATTTACGTACAGATCCATTCTCTTGAGGAAACAGATACAGGCAGTATCTGGAGCACAGTTCATCAGAGTGCTCGCCAGATCCCAGATATGGATATTCATACCTGTTTACCTAACAAAGGTCAGGGATCTCCCTGTATATTTCAGTGGCATACTGTTTCTTCTCACAGCAATGATTGCGCTCCCGATCTCCGTTTATGGCGGAAATTTGGTTGACACCATCGGCAGGAGGAAAGTATCGCTTGCAGTCCCGGTATTGCTCTTCGCCCTCATGATCATAACTGCGCTATCAATACTTTACAGATCAAGCATAGTATTCATTGTCATCGAATTTCTCTCAATAGAGCCTATATCCGTAATTCAGTGGATCGCCGATAATGCAATAGTCTCAGACGTTACCGGTATTGGAGAGCGAACCGGATCTTTTGGCATACTGCGCATAGCAGGCAATCTGGGCTTCAGCGCCGACCCGGCGATAGGAGGTTTTCTAGCCGGTTATTCTTACGCTTACATATTCCTGTTCGGTGCTGCAGGAGCTGTCATTGAGCTCCTTCTCTACTATCATCTTGTTAATGAAACAGGCAAGCTCAGAACCGGATCGGGAAAATTCAGCATGCCCCTGTCTGATAGATATTTCGTCGTGGTGGCAATCATGATCGGCGTCACGTACTTCGTCTCTGGCCAGTGGGGAACAACTCTGACGCTATTTCTTTCCGTTATTTACGGGATTTCAAACAACATGATAGGCATCCTGTATTCGATAAACGGCATAACAGTAATACTGCTACAGATGCCAATAATCCGAATGATCGAGAGAATAAATGGATTCTGGCAGCTCGCCCTCGGCACAATCGTGTATGGCTTTGGATTTTTCGTTCTTGCACTGACCCACAGCTTTCTTCTACTAGGACTGGATATAGTTTTCATAACCATTGGTGAAAATATCCTTGCGCCAGTTACGAATTCGATAATATCAAAGATTGCGCCAGAAGATCGTAGAGGAGAGTACTTCGGTTCTGCACAGCTGATAAGCGGATTCATATCGCCGCTCGCTCCAGTTATGGGTACATTGCTGATATATCGGAATGCAAATGATCCACTGATGGTATGGAGTCCAGTGCTAGGCATAGCAATACTGGCCTCTATCTCAATAATTATAGCAGGCAACAGACTAATGAAATCTATACAAGCTCATGTCTGA
- a CDS encoding S26 family signal peptidase encodes MSAIKALSKYGTIILVAVILIIIASITIYGGIWPPASVVESESMQHSSEWQFGVINTGDIVLLKKVNDPVKNIITYVVGREIDYRTYGEYGQVILYNAPDGEVIIHRAMFYLSWNNGTPVISGYHNQSWMKVTDNYVIIYNCSYNGRNLYVNLQNLRGQDGFITVGDHNLATSPFFIAKYDAYVAADQNIFGYPPVKPDKVVAVAYGQIPWLGLIKLNIMRIYGEWPYYNEVPRYAYDYLFATLFVIFVIPYISYYSYKKIKR; translated from the coding sequence TTGTCAGCAATTAAGGCCTTATCAAAATATGGAACTATAATACTCGTGGCTGTGATCCTGATCATCATAGCATCGATCACGATTTATGGTGGAATATGGCCCCCAGCCTCCGTGGTGGAATCGGAGAGTATGCAGCATTCCAGCGAATGGCAGTTCGGAGTAATAAACACAGGGGACATAGTTCTGTTGAAAAAGGTAAACGATCCTGTGAAGAACATCATAACATACGTTGTCGGTAGGGAGATAGATTATAGAACATATGGTGAGTACGGCCAGGTCATACTCTACAATGCGCCGGATGGAGAGGTCATAATTCACAGGGCCATGTTCTACCTTTCATGGAACAACGGAACGCCTGTGATCTCCGGTTATCACAATCAGAGCTGGATGAAAGTTACGGACAATTACGTTATAATATACAACTGCAGCTACAATGGCAGGAATCTTTACGTCAATCTGCAGAATCTCCGAGGTCAGGATGGCTTTATAACGGTCGGCGATCATAACCTAGCCACATCGCCATTTTTCATTGCCAAGTACGATGCCTACGTAGCTGCGGATCAGAACATATTCGGGTATCCACCGGTAAAACCAGACAAAGTTGTGGCCGTAGCCTATGGACAGATACCTTGGCTTGGCCTCATAAAATTGAACATAATGAGGATCTACGGAGAATGGCCATACTACAATGAAGTTCCCAGATACGCATACGATTATCTATTCGCAACCTTATTTGTCATATTCGTTATACCATATATATCTTATTATTCATATAAAAAAATAAAAAGGTGA
- a CDS encoding peroxiredoxin has product MSLVNKAAPDFEANAFVNGQIKKVRLSSYRGKWVVLFFYPADFTFVCPTEVEGFAEDYEKFKKKNTEVISVSADTVYVHQAWVQHDERVAKAKFPMVEDRKGTIARAYDVYNEETGNAQRGLFIINPDGIVKYVVITDDNVGRSTDETLRVLEALQSGGLCPVNWHEGEPTIKV; this is encoded by the coding sequence ATGTCTCTTGTAAACAAAGCGGCACCCGATTTCGAGGCTAATGCCTTTGTAAACGGGCAGATAAAGAAAGTTAGACTAAGTAGCTACAGAGGAAAATGGGTAGTTCTATTCTTCTACCCTGCAGATTTCACCTTCGTGTGCCCAACCGAGGTCGAAGGCTTCGCAGAAGACTACGAGAAGTTCAAGAAGAAGAACACAGAGGTAATATCGGTCAGCGCTGACACGGTGTACGTTCACCAGGCTTGGGTTCAGCACGACGAGAGGGTCGCAAAGGCAAAGTTCCCCATGGTAGAGGACAGGAAGGGTACCATAGCAAGGGCATACGATGTGTACAATGAGGAGACTGGCAATGCTCAGAGAGGCCTGTTCATAATAAACCCGGACGGAATCGTCAAGTATGTTGTCATAACGGACGACAACGTTGGCAGGAGCACAGACGAGACCCTGAGGGTTCTCGAGGCTCTGCAGTCAGGCGGCCTATGCCCGGTCAACTGGCATGAGGGCGAACCAACCATAAAGGTCTGA
- a CDS encoding glycosyltransferase family 2 protein: MMIDDSKVSFVIPTINEEGTIGSVIDGIRSEFPNSEIIVVDTNSTDRTREIARSKGARVIEEPRRGYGRAYQTGIPAASGEIIVCMDGDGTYPTDVVKPLIELLIADRVDFISCDRITFRTSKNYTTLHYVGNMVLNLTIRILFKVRMVDSQSGMWVFRSEIYRKMKNLGNGMSFSQNIKIEAVRHGVFMEIPIRYGVRITKPKLKTWHDGFHNLFALFVKRVSE, encoded by the coding sequence ATGATGATCGATGACAGCAAGGTCAGCTTCGTTATTCCAACTATAAACGAGGAAGGTACCATAGGTTCGGTTATAGACGGTATACGTTCGGAATTTCCGAATTCAGAGATAATCGTCGTGGATACGAATTCAACAGACAGGACCAGGGAGATAGCGAGATCAAAGGGTGCAAGGGTTATAGAGGAGCCAAGGCGAGGATATGGACGCGCCTATCAGACAGGCATACCGGCAGCATCCGGAGAGATCATAGTGTGCATGGATGGAGACGGTACCTATCCGACCGATGTTGTAAAACCGCTCATCGAGCTGTTGATTGCGGACCGCGTGGATTTCATCTCATGCGACAGGATCACGTTCAGAACAAGCAAAAATTATACCACTCTTCATTACGTTGGCAATATGGTGCTCAACCTCACCATACGTATTCTCTTCAAGGTTAGGATGGTTGATTCTCAGAGCGGTATGTGGGTATTCCGATCGGAGATCTACAGAAAGATGAAGAACCTTGGAAACGGCATGTCCTTTTCTCAGAATATCAAGATAGAAGCGGTACGCCACGGAGTATTCATGGAGATACCGATAAGATACGGTGTCAGGATAACAAAGCCGAAGCTCAAGACATGGCATGATGGCTTCCACAATCTCTTTGCCCTCTTCGTGAAACGTGTATCAGAATGA
- a CDS encoding MFS transporter has translation MLKYYASYNLFAFANGMFGIFINILFFTRFSLLSVMEYQAAIQTTQTIMFILSGYMLRTTNARTLFSIGTVMRSFIIFGMVFLKGPFYVPYTFGLLYGIPSGVFWAGNNTLSQAITRKVNRFNFLSTNSAISNLAGLLAPLIAGFIVSESPGAGIARYRIDFVISALLLIAAGLIAMTIRETGERRKSFGIRDTVIDNPDYLRFKIYFFLSNMLTIAISTFTPVYIFYLTHSYIIAGLFGTFLAIIAVSSNLSSIYLQKRIGSSYRILIAITIAASILYAVRGSFATIAVFAASGIISFLMTPLGNAAMSSFMNFLDRIEYSSGYWINREYYLVSGRIVTFLILSVISIAGSSVYDYALAIPALSFTVIGYLKILK, from the coding sequence TTGCTAAAATACTACGCTTCCTACAACCTTTTCGCGTTCGCGAACGGCATGTTCGGCATTTTCATAAATATCCTGTTTTTTACAAGATTCAGCCTGCTGAGCGTGATGGAGTATCAGGCAGCAATACAGACCACGCAGACGATCATGTTCATCCTATCTGGGTACATGCTCAGAACGACGAATGCAAGAACGCTTTTTTCCATAGGAACCGTGATGAGGTCATTCATCATTTTCGGCATGGTATTCCTAAAGGGGCCATTTTATGTTCCGTACACCTTCGGCCTTCTGTACGGTATACCTTCCGGCGTGTTCTGGGCCGGCAACAACACGTTAAGCCAGGCCATAACCAGAAAAGTGAACAGATTCAACTTTCTCTCCACAAACTCAGCCATATCAAACCTTGCGGGCCTTCTTGCACCCCTGATAGCCGGATTCATTGTATCCGAATCTCCAGGAGCGGGGATAGCACGATACAGGATCGACTTTGTAATTTCAGCGTTGCTGCTCATAGCTGCAGGCCTCATCGCTATGACAATAAGGGAGACTGGTGAGAGAAGGAAGAGCTTCGGCATCAGGGATACCGTGATCGATAATCCAGACTATCTGAGATTCAAGATCTACTTCTTTCTATCGAACATGCTCACCATCGCGATATCCACCTTCACACCGGTTTACATATTTTATCTCACGCACAGCTACATCATTGCCGGTCTCTTTGGCACGTTCTTGGCAATAATAGCGGTATCATCAAACCTATCCTCCATATACCTGCAGAAAAGGATCGGATCATCATACAGGATCCTGATCGCAATAACCATCGCTGCATCAATCCTCTACGCTGTGCGCGGATCATTTGCTACAATTGCTGTATTTGCCGCATCAGGCATCATATCGTTCCTAATGACACCGCTGGGAAACGCCGCGATGTCAAGCTTCATGAACTTCCTGGACAGGATCGAGTATTCATCCGGTTACTGGATAAACAGAGAATATTACCTTGTCTCAGGCAGGATAGTCACCTTTCTCATACTTTCCGTCATTTCAATAGCCGGATCATCCGTCTACGATTACGCGTTGGCGATTCCGGCGCTTTCATTCACCGTTATCGGATATCTAAAGATCCTCAAATGA
- the sepF gene encoding cell division protein SepF: MLFKKKADQKKNDGRIKYIDLARYPPENSPEDQKLVKVAEIYTYEDLLDASRFIYNGNILMVDISGVTDEVSSRRILEKCASIGKEINGDVAKVSKNMIMITPNGIKIDREKYRGSMSIV; this comes from the coding sequence ATGCTCTTCAAAAAGAAGGCAGACCAGAAGAAAAACGATGGAAGGATCAAGTACATAGATCTTGCTAGGTATCCCCCGGAGAATTCGCCGGAGGATCAGAAGCTGGTCAAGGTTGCAGAGATCTACACTTATGAGGATCTGCTGGACGCCAGCCGTTTCATATACAATGGAAATATACTGATGGTGGACATATCCGGCGTTACAGACGAGGTATCATCCAGGCGCATCCTGGAGAAGTGCGCAAGCATAGGAAAGGAGATAAACGGCGATGTGGCCAAGGTCTCCAAGAATATGATAATGATAACGCCGAACGGAATAAAGATAGACAGGGAGAAGTACAGGGGTAGCATGAGTATAGTGTAA
- a CDS encoding MFS transporter, protein MPDNRWFASYLMSSMASGITNPMIPLFVVVYLHSNVFFVGLASAVSSAASVPALILWGDLSDAVSKRKIFVLIGFFGAFVSFLPIVFVHSIYQYLAILITFQVLAMASVPVSTIMLLEQNDRSVWPQIISKFSMVSGIGSVLGLGLGTALITFYYSPSDLPYVYIVSSAVYLIAGIMALRFIHEPRRILNRNAIQANTFRIIERPRYFPVAVIHYLRLNGKNNGHRLDRNLVLFIAMTAFLMFGFQIFFVPYPVMVIDFGANNTLIFLMYMFNSAFSTVSFIFSGRIVNRIGGKTSLFLAVTTRIMVFGLSSLIPNISSRDLAIISAVSIYSFLGGIWSIISVSQTNYVSKNATQQTRGKAIGLYNSLLGVGQIFGGLVSGEVTTLFGYSIDYIMAAAVITIGMVIILRIYRGERLFLTGMRPMAKA, encoded by the coding sequence TTGCCCGATAACAGGTGGTTCGCCAGCTATCTGATGTCCAGCATGGCCTCTGGCATCACAAACCCAATGATACCCCTTTTTGTGGTCGTGTATCTTCATTCCAACGTCTTCTTTGTGGGCCTTGCATCAGCGGTATCTTCAGCAGCATCCGTGCCGGCACTCATATTATGGGGCGATCTCTCCGATGCGGTATCGAAGAGGAAGATCTTTGTCCTCATAGGATTCTTCGGTGCTTTCGTCTCATTCCTGCCCATAGTGTTCGTTCACAGCATATACCAATACCTTGCAATACTCATCACGTTTCAGGTTCTGGCTATGGCCAGCGTTCCGGTATCCACCATCATGCTTCTGGAGCAGAACGACAGATCGGTATGGCCGCAGATAATATCGAAGTTCAGTATGGTATCCGGTATAGGATCCGTGCTTGGCCTGGGCCTTGGTACCGCGCTGATAACATTCTACTACAGCCCATCGGATCTTCCATACGTATACATCGTGTCCTCTGCGGTCTACCTGATCGCCGGTATTATGGCCCTGAGGTTCATACATGAACCCAGAAGAATACTCAACAGGAACGCCATACAGGCAAACACATTCAGGATCATAGAGAGGCCGCGATATTTTCCTGTCGCCGTAATACACTATCTGCGGCTAAACGGAAAAAACAACGGGCACAGACTGGATAGGAACCTTGTGCTGTTCATAGCGATGACAGCCTTCCTGATGTTCGGATTTCAGATCTTCTTCGTACCGTACCCGGTCATGGTCATAGACTTCGGAGCCAACAACACGCTGATCTTCCTCATGTACATGTTCAACTCTGCATTCTCGACCGTATCCTTCATATTCTCTGGCCGCATTGTAAACAGGATAGGGGGAAAGACATCACTTTTCCTCGCCGTAACGACTCGTATAATGGTCTTTGGCCTCTCATCGCTTATACCAAACATATCTTCAAGGGATCTGGCCATCATATCGGCGGTCAGCATCTATTCATTCCTTGGTGGCATCTGGAGCATAATAAGCGTGAGCCAGACAAATTATGTGTCAAAAAACGCGACACAGCAGACGAGAGGTAAAGCCATTGGGCTCTACAACTCGCTCCTCGGCGTTGGCCAGATATTTGGCGGCCTTGTATCTGGAGAGGTCACCACGCTCTTCGGCTATTCGATAGATTACATTATGGCCGCGGCCGTGATAACAATAGGAATGGTAATAATATTGAGGATATACAGGGGAGAAAGACTGTTCTTGACAGGGATGAGGCCAATGGCCAAGGCTTAA
- a CDS encoding DNA double-strand break repair ATPase Rad50 yields MIIDRIRLINFLSHEDSEIFFDTGVNIIVGHNGAGKSSIIDAIRFALFGDKRTKKIEDMIRKGAKSLEVEMEFRHGGHTYIIRRSITRRSKNPESNAMIMVDGSALSQSVKDANDYIEKNIITKSKDVFLNSVFSKQGEMDDLISGDPARRKKLLDEILEIEKLEETYDVLKDVIDSLQAGISNLDYLISENERDRDDLRRYQDDVAELSKQIDQEEAIESDLLRKKEEASAEYNAVSKELIMLDATLKNMMSLSDEANRYEEEIRKIDGKLQEISGSTERYNEITSSKVYASRERIRGYWTDKGQIIDYRKMLKNIDGQVQSYEDNMKKAAELQADHDQYEIMQRRMDEIKHELDDLRTYESKYVSLINEIEQKKKKREEYRKKQKDLGDEISRTLGRAFANASELVAIYEEIRRDIDEINTDLGNLQVKIGALRQKEEEIRRNMNMLEGHNKCPVCGTDLGDEGSRRIREHYSEDLNRLNEEIDHLEREASAIDEKKRQLISMESYLAKGKIREYETYDRQMKDLEAQITDDENSLSTIAYKHTKYEQLDEEYRSMHLEDLRQKYTDWNNAMAVISNIGDIEALRKQKDEVSKKLKDAEDRTHEIESEFPDINSYTPSYIGKIEDEVRLLEPQIKLAEDLKRQRETLREKVKDLRSRSAGMDEIQKRKNELSVKASESETRLKYVEGQIQATLSSLSGKRSKVETLRSHVSEIEQRISDRERDIERMKKIEKAINDVKRIREAFGKNGVPAMIRQSVSDYLTAKTRDYLSSFDLDFDDISVDQDFNVTVYRGGVPEGIDSLSGGEKTAVAFAIRVAVAQFLNADLSLLILDEPTAFLDEERRNSLSDIIEYTLKDSSVIPQVIIISHHRELLASANVAIEVKKIGGRSVVSNAD; encoded by the coding sequence GTGATAATAGACAGGATTCGCCTGATTAACTTCCTATCGCATGAGGACAGCGAGATATTCTTCGACACAGGTGTCAACATAATAGTAGGGCACAATGGGGCAGGAAAATCAAGCATAATCGATGCAATACGCTTTGCTCTGTTCGGAGATAAGAGGACAAAGAAGATCGAGGATATGATAAGGAAGGGCGCAAAGAGTCTGGAAGTTGAAATGGAGTTCAGGCATGGAGGGCACACCTACATAATAAGAAGATCGATAACCAGAAGATCCAAGAATCCTGAGAGCAACGCCATGATAATGGTCGATGGAAGTGCACTTTCCCAGTCGGTGAAGGACGCTAACGATTACATCGAAAAGAACATAATAACAAAGAGCAAGGACGTGTTTCTCAACTCGGTATTTTCCAAGCAGGGTGAGATGGACGATCTCATCTCAGGTGATCCTGCAAGGAGAAAGAAGCTGCTGGATGAGATACTTGAGATAGAAAAGCTGGAAGAAACGTACGATGTTCTCAAGGACGTTATCGATTCCCTGCAGGCCGGTATATCGAACCTGGATTACCTTATATCGGAGAACGAAAGAGATAGAGACGATCTTCGCAGGTATCAGGATGATGTGGCTGAATTATCCAAGCAAATAGATCAGGAAGAGGCCATAGAATCAGATCTATTAAGAAAAAAGGAGGAGGCGAGCGCAGAGTACAACGCTGTCAGCAAGGAACTCATTATGCTTGATGCGACGCTTAAAAACATGATGTCGCTTAGTGATGAAGCCAATAGGTACGAAGAAGAAATCAGAAAGATCGATGGCAAACTACAGGAAATATCAGGATCGACGGAGAGATACAATGAGATAACGTCATCCAAGGTGTATGCAAGCAGGGAGAGGATCAGGGGCTACTGGACCGACAAGGGGCAGATCATCGACTACCGAAAGATGCTCAAGAACATCGACGGCCAGGTACAGAGCTACGAGGATAACATGAAGAAGGCCGCAGAACTCCAGGCTGATCATGATCAGTATGAGATAATGCAGAGAAGGATGGACGAGATAAAGCATGAGCTGGATGATCTGCGCACCTATGAAAGCAAGTACGTTTCTCTCATTAACGAAATAGAACAGAAAAAGAAGAAGAGGGAAGAATACAGGAAGAAGCAGAAGGATCTCGGAGATGAGATATCGCGGACTCTGGGAAGGGCGTTCGCAAATGCGAGCGAACTGGTAGCCATATACGAAGAAATACGCAGGGATATCGATGAAATAAACACGGATCTGGGCAATCTTCAGGTAAAGATAGGGGCGCTTCGCCAGAAGGAGGAAGAGATCCGCAGGAACATGAATATGCTTGAAGGGCACAATAAGTGCCCGGTCTGCGGCACGGATCTTGGCGATGAAGGATCGAGGAGGATACGCGAACACTATTCGGAAGATCTGAACAGGCTGAACGAAGAGATAGATCATCTTGAACGTGAGGCGTCTGCAATCGATGAGAAGAAGCGGCAGCTCATATCCATGGAGTCGTATCTAGCGAAAGGCAAAATTAGGGAATACGAGACGTATGATAGGCAAATGAAGGATCTCGAAGCACAGATAACTGATGACGAAAATTCCCTTTCTACAATTGCATATAAGCACACGAAGTATGAACAGCTTGATGAAGAGTATAGATCGATGCATCTCGAGGATCTAAGGCAGAAGTATACTGATTGGAACAATGCGATGGCCGTAATATCCAACATTGGAGATATAGAGGCCTTGAGAAAGCAGAAGGATGAAGTTTCCAAAAAGCTCAAGGATGCAGAGGATAGGACGCATGAGATCGAAAGCGAATTTCCTGATATCAATTCGTATACGCCCTCCTATATCGGCAAGATCGAGGATGAGGTCAGGCTGCTTGAACCACAGATCAAGCTGGCCGAAGACCTGAAAAGGCAGAGGGAAACGCTCAGAGAAAAGGTCAAGGATCTCAGATCTAGATCCGCAGGCATGGATGAGATTCAGAAACGCAAAAATGAATTGTCAGTTAAGGCGAGTGAGTCAGAAACGCGCCTCAAGTATGTAGAAGGGCAGATCCAGGCCACGTTGTCCTCACTATCTGGTAAAAGATCAAAGGTTGAAACGCTGAGATCACACGTGTCTGAAATCGAACAAAGGATCAGTGATAGAGAACGCGATATTGAAAGGATGAAGAAAATCGAGAAAGCCATAAATGATGTGAAAAGAATAAGAGAGGCTTTCGGAAAGAACGGTGTTCCTGCCATGATAAGGCAGAGCGTTTCCGATTACCTGACTGCGAAAACACGTGACTACCTGTCTAGCTTCGATCTTGATTTTGACGACATATCCGTGGACCAAGACTTCAACGTGACGGTATACAGGGGCGGTGTTCCAGAGGGCATAGATTCGCTCAGCGGAGGCGAAAAGACAGCTGTAGCATTTGCCATAAGGGTGGCGGTTGCGCAGTTTCTTAATGCAGATCTTAGCCTGCTCATTCTCGATGAACCAACGGCGTTTCTTGACGAGGAGAGGAGGAACAGCCTTTCGGATATAATAGAGTACACGCTCAAGGACAGCTCGGTGATACCGCAGGTTATAATCATTTCGCACCACAGGGAACTGCTTGCCAGTGCAAATGTGGCGATAGAGGTGAAGAAGATAGGTGGAAGATCCGTTGTTTCAAACGCCGATTAG